In Deltaproteobacteria bacterium PRO3, the sequence GCTGCGCGCGCAGGGTTTGCAGCGCCGCCTCGGCGCGGCCCAGCCATTCCTGCACGTTCGCGCGCACCTCGCCCGCCATCTTGCCAGCCTCGTCGGGATGCGCCGCGACCTTGCCGCCGCCGTACATGTCGGCGGCGAAGGCGACGTAGCCGGCCTTCGCCAGTTGGTCGGCGCGGGACCTGGCGTAGTCGTTCAAGCCCCACCACTCGTGGACCACCAGGACCCCGGGCCGCTTGCCGGCGACCGCGTCGTCCCAGGCCAAATAGCCTTGGAAAGTCTTGCCCCCGTAGACGTAATCGACCGTCCGGTTTTTCAAGGCCGCCGCGGCCCGGGGCGCGGGTAGACACGAGACCAGGACGGCTGCGAGAAAGAGGATCTGTGCTCGGCTCTTCATGTCGCCTCCTCACGAGGGCTTGTCGCCGCAGGCGCAGGACTCGCCCTTGGCCCGAATATCGGTGATGTTGCGGCGCCGATCCAAGTGAAATTCGCAGCAGGCGCGAAGCGCCGCCTGCAGGCGCTGCTTGGCGCGGCGGTGACGGGACTTCGCGGCGGCGAGCGAGAGGCCCAGGGCCGCGGCCGCCTCCTTCTGGGTGCGGCCCTCGAACTCGATCGCCACCAGGATCTCGCGGTCCTCCGGACCCAGGCTGTCCACGAAGGGACGCAGCCAGCCGGCGACCTCCGCGTTGCGGTTGCCCTCCTCCTCCGCGTCCCCCTCCGCCTCCGGCGGGGGAGGGGGCTTGCCGCGGGCGCGATAGTAGTCCACGACGCGATGGTAGGCGCTGCGGTAGAGCCAGGGGAGCAGGCGTTCCTCGTCCCGCAACTGGTCCAGGCTCTCCTTCATCTTAAGGAAGATTTCCTGGACCAGGTCCTCGCGGTCCTCGGGATGGCGCACCCGCCGGGCGACGAAGCGCTCGATCTTCGGGTAGAGCTCAGCGACAGCAGGTTGCGGACTCATTCGCGGCCTCGCGATCTTCCAGGAAGACGAAAGTCTCCCAGGGGTTTCCGTCCGGGTCCTTCACCCAGACCTTGTCTTGGAGGGCGTAGCAGCAGGTTCTGTCGCGCTCGGCGCGGGTCTTCAGCCCGGATTGCTGCAGGCGCCGCTCCTGGGCCGTGACGGCCTCCCGCGACTTCACCTGGATGCCCAGGTGGCTCAAGGCCGGGCCCTCGCCCTCCCGCCGGGTCAGGGTGAAGTTGACCGGCGGCTCTTCCAGCTCGAACTTAGCATAGCCCGGCTTCAGTTTCACGGGTTCCGCCGCGAACAGGGTCCGGTAGAAGGCCAGGCTCTCGTCGAAATGACGGGTCGTGAGGCCCATGTGGATGCGTTTTTCGGTCTTGAAGGTTTTCATATTTCCTCCGTTGGGGGTGTTTTATAATGTATGACGGAACCTCTTGAAAAAGGATGCAGGATGCCCCTCGTTTCCCTCAATCCCGCCACCGACGAAGTCTTGCGCGAATACCCCGAGCTCTCCGAGGCCGAGCTTGACGCGGCCGTCCGGGGCGCCGCGGCGGCCTTTCGGGTCTGGCGCGGGCGGCCCTTCGCCGAGCGGGCGCGGGCCCTCCTGGCCGTGAAAGAGGCCTTGCTGGCCCGGCGGGAGGAATTGGCGCGGCTCATGGCCCTCGAGATGGGCAAGCCCCTGGCCCAGGGCCGCGCCGAGCTCGACAAGTGCGCGGCGGGCTGCGAGTTCTACGCGGCGCAGGCCGAGGCCTTCCTCCGCCCCGAGCCGGCCCCCACCGAGGCGGCGAAGAGCTATGTCGCCTTCGAGCCCCTGGGCCCCGTCCTGGCGATCATGCCCTGGAATTTTCCCTTCTGGCAGGTCTTTCGCTTCGCGGCCCCCGCCCTGATGGCGGGTAACGCCGCGCTCTTGAAGCACGCCTCCAACGTCTCGGGCTGCGCGCTGGCGATCGAATCGCTGTTCCGCGAGGCCGGGCTGCCCGAGGGGCTGTTCCGCAGCCTGCTGATTTCCAGCGGCCGGGTGGCGGGGCTGATCGCGCGGCCGGAAATTAGGGCCGTGACCCTGACCGGCAGCGGCCGCGCCGGCGCGGAGGTCGCCGCCCAAGCGGGGCGCTTTTTGAAAAAGACGGTCCTCGAGCTGGGCGGCTCGGATCCCTACCTCGTTCTGGCCGACGCCGACCTCGAGCTCGCGGCCCGCGTCTCGGCCCAGTCGCGTCTGATCAACGCCGGACAGAGCTGCATCGCCGCCAAGCGCTTCATTGTGGTTGAGGAGGTCCGAAGGGATTTCGAACAGCTGTTCGTCGCGGCCATGCGGGAGGCCGTCGTCGGTGATCCCCTTCTCGAGACGACGCAGGTCGGTCCGCTCGCGCGCCGGGACCTTCGCGACGAATTGCAGCGCCAAGTGGAAGCCAGCCTCGCCAAGGGCGCCAGGCTGTTGCTGGGCGGAACGATTCCCGGCGGACCGGGCGCCTTTTACCCGCCGACGGTCTTGTCGCAGGTGGGTCCCGGCATGGCCGCCTTCGACGAGGAGACCTTCGGCCCGGTCGCGGCGATCGTCCCGGCCCGCGACGAGGAGGAGGCGATCGAGCTGGCCAACGCCACGAGCTTCGGGCTGGGCTCCTGCGTCTTCACCCAAGACCTCGCCCGGGGCGAGCGCATCGCGCGGGAGCGCCTGGAGGCGGGGTCCTGCTTTGTCAACGCCTTGGTAAAATCCGACAACCGCCTGCCCTTCGGCGGGGTGAAGGCCTCGGGCTACGGCCGGGAGCTCTCGGCCTTCGGGATCCGGGAGTTCGTCAACGTCAAGACGGTTTATGTGATGTCTTGAGACGCGGCAGGAAAAAAGGACGAGGGCCATGATCAAGGATGCGACCATGGCCCCGCGCCCTGTTGGGAGGGGAACGGTTTAAGCGTTCCTCTTAATGATGCGACCCCTCCACAGACCCGCCATCCCAAGACCGGTCAGGATCGAGACGATCGCCAGATTGAGCCTCGCGGGCGCCGAGCCCCGGTCCGGACGCAGCGAGCAGCCGCCGCCCTCGAAGAAGGGGTTGGGCTGTCCGCCGCCCACGCCGCCGATGCCGCCGTCGTTCGGGTTCTCCGGATCCGGCTGCACGAAGCTGTCGTCGTCGCCGTCCCCGTCCGAGTCGTAGGCGCAGACCTGATCGGCGGTGCCGTCGCCGTCCACGTCGAGATCCCGCTCGTCGATGCCGTTCAGCACCTGCTGCGTCGGATCCCAGAAGACGTCGGGACATTCCTGGGCGCAGCCGGTGCCGTCGACGTCGATGAAGAAGTCGGGGCAGCCGTCGTTGTTGCCGTCCACGTTGATGCAGGCGACCGAGGACCCGTCCGGATCGAAATAGGCGTCGCCGAAGCAGCCGTCGCCGTCGGTGTCGCAGGCCACCTCGGTGCCGCCGTCGGAGTCCGCGTCCGTCCCACGGCAATCTTGGGTGTTGACGTCGACCACGCGGATCTCGGGCGAATCGCCGATCGGCGTCAGGGTCCCTCCGGCGTCGCTGCGGCTGGAGAACTCGACGACGTAGGTGCCGGTCTGGGACGGAGCGGTGACGCCGTCATACTGGAATGTCACCGTCCCGCCGTCGTCCAGCGAGATCAGGTGCTGCGTCGCGGTCGGGCCGCTGAAGATCGGGCTGCCGGGGCCCAAGAGGAAGTAGTCGAGGTTCAGGCTGGTTGCGACGCCCAGGGTCAGCGAAGGGAACTTGATCCCGTAGCTGAGGACGGCGTCGCGGCTCGCGGGCGGGGCGCTCGTCAGGTCGACGGTCACCTGGGCCCATTCACCGTCCTCCAGAAGCATAGTGTCGATTTGCGAATTTTCCAGGTCGTAGATCGTAGGAGCGCCAAGGTCCGCGTTTTCGGAAATTCGCAATTCGCCGTCACCCAGATCCAGGGTGCCGGAAAGAACGGTGCTCAGCTTGATGCGGAAGGAGAAGTGCGTGTAGCCGGCCCAATTTCTCGCCGCGTCGAAGTTGTACCAGACGCTCGGCGTGAAGAGGCCCAGGTTGGCAAGGAAGTTCACCTCCAGGCTGCGCGCGCCCTCGTGGAATTCCCCGGCGTCCGAGGCCACCGAGACGATGTTGACGATGGGCAAGCCGTCGTCGGCGTTCCAGCCGGGAGTCCCCGTCAGCAAGGGCGTCGCCTCCAAGTCGTCGAGGACGTCCGCGCTGATCCCGTCGACGACGGTCACCGTGGTGTTATTGGCGTTGGGATCGGGAAAACCGTTCGGCACCGTCATGCGCACCGAGCCGTCGCCCATATCCTCCGTCGCCGTGTATTGCAGTGTGAAGTCGTTCCCGCTGGAGCCGCTTTGCACCGTGTTGGGCACCGCCGTGGCGAAGCCGCTGCCGTCCGCGGCGTGCGAGGCGGCGGCCCACCCCAGGATGCAGGCGAGACTCCACAGGAATGCGCCCGTCTTGCCCGGGCGCGGGCTGGTTTGGTTTTTCATATTCCCCTCCATTTTTCCCCATCCCGGGCGGTCCCTTGCGGACCTGTACGAAGACTGGAGCAAAGGGTAGGCCAATGATTCTAATAGGTTGAAATAGAGAGGGAATTTATATGCCGGTAGGCGGGGGGCTCGGTAGGGGCCCATCCCGGTAACAAAGTGTTACAAGGACTTCCGGTCCTTGCCCTTGGGGAGGCGGTGATAGCCCAGCAGGCGGGAGAGCTGGGGCCGAGGGATGCCCAGGTGCTTGGCCGCCTCGCCGACCTTGCCCTCGTGCAGGGTCAGGATGCGGACGATCTCCTCCCGCTCGAAGCGGCGCTTCGCCTCGGAGAGGTTGATCTCGCCGCGGTCGAGGGCCTCGCGCAAGGGGTCGGCGGTGCGGCGCCGGCGCTCCGGCGGCGGGGGGAGGGGGCGGTCGAGCAGGGCCGCCAGCTCGGGGCGTTGGCTCAGGTCTTCCGGCAGAATCTTGTCGCCCGCGGAGAAGATGCAGAGATTGTAGACGAGGTTTTCCAGCTCGCGGATATTGCCCGGCCATTCGTATTGCAACAGCGCGCCGAGGACGCGGGGATCCATCGCCTTCTTGGCGCCGCCGTTTTGCGCCGCGAACTTTTCCAAAAAGTGGTCGACCAGGAGCGGGATGTCCTCGCGGCGCTCGCGCAGCGGAGGGATGCGGATCTCGGCCACGGCGAGCCGGTAGTAGAGGTCCTCGCGGAAGCGGCCCTGGCGGATGTCCTCCTTCAGATTACGGTGCGTGGCGGCGATGACGCGCACTTCCACCTTCCGGTCGGCGACGCCACCCACGCGCCGCAGCTCGCCTTCCTGCAACACGCGCAGCAGCTTGGCCTGCATCGCGGCCGGCATGTCGCCGATCTCGTCCAAGAAGAGAGTCCCGCGATGCGCCTGCTCGAAGAGGCCGGGTCGGCTCTCCAAAGCCCCCGTGAAGGCGCCGCGCTCATGCCCGAAGAGCTCGCTCTCGACTAAGTTTTCCGGGATCGCGCCGCAGTTGGCGGCGACGAAGGGCCCTTTTTTTAGCGGGCCGTTGAAGTGCACGGCGCGGGCGACGAGCTCCTTGCCGACCCCGCTCTCGCCCAGGATTAGCACGGGGGCCCGCACCTCGGTGACGCGATCGACCCGCTGCAGGAAGGCGCGGGTGGCGGGGGCGCGGCCGATCAAGTTCCGGTACTGGTATTTCAGCTCGAGCACTTCCTGCGAGCGCTCCAAGGCCCGCCGCGCCGCATTCAGCTCCCGCGCGCGGCTCTCGAAGAGCGAGGCGTT encodes:
- a CDS encoding sigma-70 family RNA polymerase sigma factor, with amino-acid sequence MSPQPAVAELYPKIERFVARRVRHPEDREDLVQEIFLKMKESLDQLRDEERLLPWLYRSAYHRVVDYYRARGKPPPPPEAEGDAEEEGNRNAEVAGWLRPFVDSLGPEDREILVAIEFEGRTQKEAAAALGLSLAAAKSRHRRAKQRLQAALRACCEFHLDRRRNITDIRAKGESCACGDKPS
- a CDS encoding glyoxalase/bleomycin resistance/dioxygenase family protein; this encodes MKTFKTEKRIHMGLTTRHFDESLAFYRTLFAAEPVKLKPGYAKFELEEPPVNFTLTRREGEGPALSHLGIQVKSREAVTAQERRLQQSGLKTRAERDRTCCYALQDKVWVKDPDGNPWETFVFLEDREAANESATCCR
- a CDS encoding NAD-dependent succinate-semialdehyde dehydrogenase yields the protein MPLVSLNPATDEVLREYPELSEAELDAAVRGAAAAFRVWRGRPFAERARALLAVKEALLARREELARLMALEMGKPLAQGRAELDKCAAGCEFYAAQAEAFLRPEPAPTEAAKSYVAFEPLGPVLAIMPWNFPFWQVFRFAAPALMAGNAALLKHASNVSGCALAIESLFREAGLPEGLFRSLLISSGRVAGLIARPEIRAVTLTGSGRAGAEVAAQAGRFLKKTVLELGGSDPYLVLADADLELAARVSAQSRLINAGQSCIAAKRFIVVEEVRRDFEQLFVAAMREAVVGDPLLETTQVGPLARRDLRDELQRQVEASLAKGARLLLGGTIPGGPGAFYPPTVLSQVGPGMAAFDEETFGPVAAIVPARDEEEAIELANATSFGLGSCVFTQDLARGERIARERLEAGSCFVNALVKSDNRLPFGGVKASGYGRELSAFGIREFVNVKTVYVMS